From a region of the Mycobacteroides saopaulense genome:
- a CDS encoding CPBP family intramembrane glutamic endopeptidase: MSAVVESEMSARTIRIEMGIVLAISFGMSAVSAVLQFTSAALTGLSSQTVALNPRRAELSLIDLGLNLVSITRLVAWGALALYLLWRSGFNLAPLGLGRWRWRADGLGALGLAALVGLPGLALYVGARWMGLSVQVIPASLDDTWWRIPVLVLSAFANGWAEEVVVVAYLQTRLRQLGYGTATAIASSALLRGCYHLYQGVSAGMGNLAMGLLFGYVWHRTGRLWPLVVAHGVIDTVAFVGFALLRDHLGWLH; encoded by the coding sequence ATGAGCGCCGTGGTCGAATCGGAGATGTCCGCGCGCACGATCCGCATCGAGATGGGGATCGTGCTCGCCATCAGCTTCGGGATGAGCGCTGTCAGCGCCGTCCTGCAGTTCACATCGGCCGCCCTGACGGGCCTGTCCAGCCAGACCGTCGCGCTGAATCCCCGCCGAGCCGAGCTCAGCCTGATCGACCTGGGGTTGAACCTGGTATCGATCACACGGCTGGTCGCCTGGGGCGCGCTCGCGCTGTACCTGTTGTGGCGCAGCGGATTCAACCTCGCCCCTCTCGGGCTCGGACGCTGGCGTTGGCGCGCCGACGGCCTGGGGGCGCTCGGCTTGGCGGCACTCGTCGGGCTTCCGGGTCTGGCACTGTACGTGGGTGCGCGCTGGATGGGCCTGAGTGTTCAAGTCATACCCGCGTCCCTCGACGACACCTGGTGGCGAATACCGGTGCTGGTGCTGTCCGCCTTCGCGAACGGCTGGGCCGAAGAGGTGGTCGTCGTCGCTTACCTGCAGACCCGACTGCGCCAGCTGGGCTACGGAACGGCCACCGCCATCGCGTCCTCGGCATTGTTGCGCGGTTGCTACCACCTGTATCAGGGCGTCTCCGCAGGTATGGGGAACCTGGCGATGGGGCTGCTCTTCGGGTACGTCTGGCACCGCACCGGTCGGCTATGGCCGCTGGTAGTGGCCCATGGCGTGATCGACACCGTGGCCTTCGTCGGGTTCGCGTTGCTCCGGGATCACCTTGGGTGGCTCCATTAG